In the Manis javanica isolate MJ-LG chromosome 12, MJ_LKY, whole genome shotgun sequence genome, one interval contains:
- the KCNJ13 gene encoding inward rectifier potassium channel 13 isoform X2, whose protein sequence is MDGNNCKVIAPLLTQRYRRMVTKDGHSTLQMDGAQRGLAYLRDAWGILMDMRWRWMMLVFSASFVVHWLVFAVLWCLCGEDRPAKKSSFLNSLY, encoded by the exons ATGGATGGCAATAACTGCAAAGTTATTGCTCCTCTCCTAACTCAGAGATACCGGAGGATGGTCACCAAGGATGGCCACAGTACACTTCAAATGGATGGTGCTCAAAGGGGTCTTGCATATCTTCGAGATGCTTGGGGAATCCTAATGGACATGCGCTGGCGCTGGATGATGCTGgtcttttctgcttcttttgtTGTCCACTGGCTTGTCTTTGCAGTGCTCTG GTGCCTTTGTGGCGAAGATCGCCCGGCCAAAAAATCGAGCTTTCTCAATTCGCTTTACTGA
- the KCNJ13 gene encoding inward rectifier potassium channel 13 isoform X1: MDGNNCKVIAPLLTQRYRRMVTKDGHSTLQMDGAQRGLAYLRDAWGILMDMRWRWMMLVFSASFVVHWLVFAVLWYVLAEMNGDLELDHEAPPENHTICVKYITSFTAAFSFSLETQLTIGYGTMFPSGDCPSAIALLAIQMLLGLMLEAFITGAFVAKIARPKNRAFSIRFTDLAVVAHIDGKPNLIFQVANTRPSPLTSVRVSAILYQERENGELYQTSVDFHLDGISSEECPFFIFPLTYYHSIIPSSPLATLLQHENPPHFELVVFLSAMQEGTGEICQRRTSYLPSEIMLHHCFASLLIRGSKGEYQIKMENFDKTVPELPTPLVSKSPNRTEMDIRINGQSIDNFQISETGLTE; this comes from the exons ATGGATGGCAATAACTGCAAAGTTATTGCTCCTCTCCTAACTCAGAGATACCGGAGGATGGTCACCAAGGATGGCCACAGTACACTTCAAATGGATGGTGCTCAAAGGGGTCTTGCATATCTTCGAGATGCTTGGGGAATCCTAATGGACATGCGCTGGCGCTGGATGATGCTGgtcttttctgcttcttttgtTGTCCACTGGCTTGTCTTTGCAGTGCTCTGGTATGTTCTAGCTGAGATGAATGGTGATCTGGAACTAGATCATGAGGCCCCACCTGAAAACCACACTATCTGTGTCAAGTACATCACCAGTTTCACAGCTGCGTTCTCCTTCTCCCTGGAGACACAACTCACAATTGGTTATGGTACCATGTTCCCCAGTGGTGACTGTCCAAGTGCAATCGCCCTACTTGCCATACAAATGCTTCTAGGCCTCATGCTAGAGGCTTTTATCACAG GTGCCTTTGTGGCGAAGATCGCCCGGCCAAAAAATCGAGCTTTCTCAATTCGCTTTACTGACTTAGCAGTAGTAGCTCACATAGATGGCAAACCTAATCTTATTTTCCAAGTGGCCAATACTCGACCTAGCCCGCTAACCAGTGTTCGGGTCTCAGCTATACTCTATCAGGAAAGAGAAAACGGCGAACTCTACCAGACCAGTGTGGACTTCCACCTTGACGGCATCAGTTCTGAGGAATGTCCATTCTTTATCTTTCCACTAACCTACTATCACTCCATTATACCATCAAGTCCTCTGGCTACTCTGCTCCAGCATGAAAATCCTCCCCACTTTGAATTAGTTGTGTTCCTTTCGGCAATGCAGGAAGGCACAGGAGAAATATGCCAAAGGAGGACATCCTACCTACCCTCCGAGATCATGTTACATCACTGTTTTGCATCTTTGTTGATCCGAGGTTCCAAAGGTGAATATCAAATCAAGATGGAGAATTTTGACAAGACTGTTCCTGAACTTCCAACTCCTCTGGTCTCTAAGAGCCCAAACAGGACTGAGATGGACATCCGTATCAATGGACAAAGCATTGACAATTTTCAGATCTCTGAAACAGGACTGACAGAATAA